Genomic window (Plectropomus leopardus isolate mb unplaced genomic scaffold, YSFRI_Pleo_2.0 unplaced_scaffold3904, whole genome shotgun sequence):
GCAGGACACACCTGTCCTCCACAGGAGCAGGACACACCTGTCCTCCAGCTCTCGGTTATTgttgtctgtgtctctttgtggtaattttatgtccttttttcattagctttgtgtcactttgttcattttgtgtctctttaaagatCAATTTGTGtccctgtggttgttttgtctttctttgcatgtctttgttgttgttttgtgtctttttaaaggtTAACGAATGTgactgtagtcattttgtgtctctttgagggtcattttgtctctttgaggtatatttgtttctgtattGATCGTTCAGTGTCTCTCTGAAGGTCCTTTCCAcgtctttgtggtctttttttgtattttctttcttttgtcttgttGTGGGTCTTTTTCACCGTTCAGATGggatcatgtgtgtgtgtgtttctgtgtgtgtttctctgtgtgtgtgtgtgtgtgtgcacgcatgtgcacacgtgtgtgtgtgtgtgtgtgtgcgtgcgtgtgtgtatgtgcgtgtgtgtgtgtgtgtgtatgtgcgtgtgtgcgtgtgtgtgtgcacgcatgtgcacacgtgtgtgtgtgtgtatgtgcgtgtgtgtgcgtgtgtgtgtgcacgcatgtgcacacgtgtgtgtgtgtgtgtgtgtgtgtgtgtgtgtgcgtgtgcgtgtgtgtgtatttatttcgAGTTTTTTTATCATGTCATCATCTTGTTCCTGATGATTTGCGTCGTGCTTTATCTGAAGGCTCGGGCGCCGCGGCTCAGAAGTCGAAGACGTCCTTTAAACGTGAGTGATGGATCGATCCCGATCAGGTCTGATGAGGCTGCTCAGATGATTAACGGTTGTGTCCTCTGCAGTGGGTCCGTGCGTCCTGAGAGACTGTCCGGACGATCAATTCAGCTTCTTCGTCCAGAGCGGAGCCGCTAACGTGGTCGCTCCCAAGATCTGTCTCCAGAACAAACTGTAGGTGTCTCATCGTCCCCCTcaaacacttcctgtttccaCCTGGACCCTCAGATCCAGACCGAGACCGCCGGCTCGGGTTTCAGAGAGAAACGTCTCAACAGTCActcaaagtgttttacaaacattcatgttcCTCAGAGGACGAATCCCGAGGACGTCAGTGGTCCTCTGAGGACAGTCGCTGCAGCCCCAGACAtctttctaggattgtaggacatttctaagattttaggacatttcttggattttaagatgtttctttgatttgaggacatttttagaatatggggacatttccaggattttagggcattttaaggatttgaggaagtttcttggttttttgggacattgtaggatcttaggacatcagtgtctcagctgtgtc
Coding sequences:
- the LOC121938974 gene encoding protein FAM3C-like; protein product: LFRVFLSCHHLVPDDLRRALSEGSGAAAQKSKTSFKLGPCVLRDCPDDQFSFFVQSGAANVVAPKICLQNKLVLGSALNNAGPGINVVIINGKTGDVVKTGHFDMYSGDVKPLVELLQSVESGSVVLMASYDEPSSK